One Setaria viridis chromosome 5, Setaria_viridis_v4.0, whole genome shotgun sequence genomic region harbors:
- the LOC117854723 gene encoding uncharacterized protein codes for MDGINQNAVYYDPQRDVSVSGATQSVTNREPHVVQSANSYVPCSTLVQHNYNAAQYPNYYFNYPQAENDSSVQQGVGQHPGAAYQPLSSFQNSGSYIGPTSNTYYNAGTHQTAPGYATSNYYYHQNNASGDGSSVNNHAQSYQNYTSDSNVAQSSSSLPTSSVHYQQQCNQWPSYYDQSAQTSGGLAVAGSTASVTKVATVGSDYVHPSNQPPPPGTTSWKSDAGNTAAPPIQVYETHARLAIQSGDLSEYNQCQSQLKRLYGGRVKGCNLEFSAYNLLCAMLHSNSKRDSLSSMASLPKEAKKDQLSSMPLKFVLLFHLAIMSCFSNYTRWHPT; via the exons ATGGATGGTATAAACCAAAATGCAGTTTACTATGATCCCCAGAGGGATGTATCAGTTTCAGGAGCTACTCAAAGTGTGACAAACCGCGAGCCTCATGTGGTTCAATCGGCTAACTCTTATGTGCCTTGCTCGACATTGGTTCAGCATAACTACAATGCTGCTCAATATCCAAACTATTACTTTAACTATCCACAAGCAGAAAATGATTCTTCTGTTCAACAAGGAGTAGGTCAACATCCAGGTGCTGCTTACCAGCCTCTTAGTTCGTTTCAGAATTCAGGATCTTATATTGGTCCTACAAGTAACACATATTATAATGCTGGTACTCATCAGACTGCGCCAGGATATGCTACAAGCAACTATTATTATCATCAAAACAATGCCTCGGGTGATGGAAGTTCTGTGAATAATCATGCCCAATCATATCAGAATTACACCTCAGATAGTAATGTAGCCCAGAGTTCTAGTTCACTACCCACAAGCTCTGTCCACTATCAACAGCAGTGCAACCAATGGCCTTCTTATTATGATCAGTCTGCACAGACTTCAGGTGGGCTTGCAGTTGCTGGTAGCACTGCTTCCGTTACAAAAGTTGCTACTGTTGGTTCTGATTATGTGCACCCCAGCAACCAGCCACCTCCACCAGGCACCACATCATGGAAGAGTGATGCTGGTAACACTGCCGCACCTCCCATACAG GTTTATGAAACCCATGCACGTTTAGCTATTCAGTCTGGAGATTTGTCTGAATATAATCAG TGCCAATCTCAGCTAAAGAGGTTATATGGAGGACGAGTCAAGGGCTGTAACCTTGAATTCTCCGCTTACAACTTGCTATGCGCCATGCTGCACTCTAATAGCAAAAGAGATTCGCTTTCATCGATGGCAAG CTTGCCAAAGGAAGCCAAGAAAGACCAACTGTCAAGCATGCCCTTGAAGTTCGTTCTGCTGTTTCATCTGGCAATTATGTCCTGTTTTTCAAATTATACAAGGTGGCACCCAACTTAA
- the LOC117855311 gene encoding ABC transporter G family member 6, translating to MAHAVHDRLPFLASPPAPAPPPARERGRNPSLAEMLRLVGAATVDPAAAAADDDGSASVFSLPLPLPTTPDRAAAAGVGVGDGDGECAPIGRSVQFRLSFTGLIYSVRAKQPGGGRPGLLPLQRRPDRVNAVCTRALLDGVSGEAREGEILAVMGASGSGKSTLIDALANRISRGALKGAVTLNGEPITGNILKSISAYVMQDDLLFPMLTVTETLSFAAEFRLPRVLSPAKKRARVQALIDQLGLRAAANTIIGDEGHRGVSGGERRRVSIGTDIIHDPILLFLDEPTSGLDSTSAFMVVKVLRRIAESGSIVITSIHQPSQRILGLLDRLILLSGGRTVFSGPPSALPSYFAEFGFPVPDDENRAEFALDLIREFESSPTGTKPLVDFHRTWQRTHAPSPGLPGADPSSMSLKEAISASISRGKLVSGSDVAGEAASVRTYANPFWVEMKVLTRRSAINTRRMPELFLIRLGAVVVTGAILATVFFRLDQSPKGAQERLGFFAFAMSTMFYTCADALPVFLQERYVFLRETAYGAYRRASYVLSNSIVSFPPLVVLSLSFALTTFFAVGLAGGLPGFAFYTLAILASFWAGSGFVTFLSGVIPHVMIGYTVVVAILAYFLLFSGFFINRDRIPGYWIWFHYLSLVKYPFEGVLQNEFGRSGECFVRGAQIFDNSPLAALPDAVKARVLASISSALGVGIGVDTCVVTGRGVLQQAAVTQLGKWECLLVTAAWGFLFRLFFYFSLVLGSKNKRR from the coding sequence ATGGCGCACGCCGTGCACGACCGCCTCCCGTTCCTGGCCtcgcccccggcgccggcgcccccgccggcgagggagagggGTCGGAACCCGTCCCTCGCCGAGATGCTACGCCTCGTCGGCGCGGCCACCGTcgacccggcggcggccgcagcggaTGACGACGGCTCCGCGTCCGTGTTCTCgctcccgctgccgctccccACCACGCCCGAccgtgccgcggcggcgggggtcggcgtcggagacggcgacggcgagtgcGCGCCCATCGGGCGCTCCGTCCAGTTCCGCCTGTCGTTCACCGGCCTGATCTACAGCGTCCGCGCCAAGcagcccggcggcgggcgccccgGCCTGCTGCCCCTGCAGCGGCGCCCCGACCGCGTCAACGCCGTCTGCACGAGGGCGCTGCTGGACGGCGTCTCCGGGGAGGCGAGGGAGGGCGAGATCCTGGCCGTCATGGGCGCCAGCGGCTCCGGCAAGTCCACGCTCATCGACGCGCTCGCCAACCGCATCTCCCGCGGCGCGCTCAAGGGCGCCGTCACGCTCAACGGGGAGCCCATCACCGGGAACATCCTCAAGTCCATCTCCGCCTACGTCATGCAGGACGACCTGCTGTTCCCCATGCTCACCGTCACCGAGACGCTCTCCTTCGCCGCCGAGTTCCGCCTCCCGCGGGTGCTGTCCCCGGCCAAGAAGCGCGCGCGCGTGCAGGCGCTCATCGACCAGCTCGGCCTCCGCGCGGCGGCCAACACCATCATCGGCGACGAGGGCCACCGCGGGGTGTCCGGGGGCGAGCGCCGCAGGGTCTCCATCggcaccgacatcatccacgaCCCGATCCTCCTGTTCCTCGACGAGCCGACGTCGGGGCTCGACTCCACATCGGCGTTCATGGTGGTCAAGGTGCTCCGCCGCATCGCCGAGAGCGGTAGCATTGTCATCACGTCCATCCACCAGCCGAGCCAGCGTATCCTTGGCCTCCTCGACCGCCTCATCCTTCTCTCCGGCGGCCGCACGGTCTTCAGCGGGCCGCCTTCCGCCCTCCCGTCCTACTTCGCCGAGTTCGGCTTCCCTGTCCCCGACGACGAGAACCGCGCCGAGTTCGCGCTCGACCTGATCCGCGAGTTCGAGTCGTCGCCGACGGGGACCAAGCCGCTCGTCGACTTCCACCGCACGTGGCAGCGCACGCACGCGCCGAGCCCCGGCTTGCCGGGCGCCGATCCGTCGTCGATGTCTCTGAAGGAGGCCATCAGCGCGAGCATTTCGCGTGGGAAGCTGGTGTCGGGCTCGGACGTggccggggaggcggcgtcGGTGCGCACGTACGCGAACCCGTTCTGGGTGGAGATGAAGGTGCTGACGAGGCGGTCGGCGATCAACACGCGGCGCATGCCGGAGCTCTTCCTGATCCGCCTCGGCGCCGTGGTGGTCACCGGCGCGATCCTCGCCACGGTCTTCTTCCGGCTTGACCAGTCCCCCAAGGGCGCGCAGGAGCGGCTGGGCTTCTTCGCCTTCGCCATGTCCACCATGTTCTACACCTGCGCCGACGCGCTCCCGGTGTTCCTCCAGGAGCGCTACGTCTTCCTCCGGGAGACGGCGTACGGCGCGTACCGGCGCGCCTCCTACGTGCTCTCCAACTCCATCGTCTCCTTCCCGCCGCTCGTGGTGCTGTCCCTCTCCTTCGCCCTCACCACCTTCTTCGCCGTCGGCCTCGCGGGGGGGCTGCCCGGGTTCGCCTTCTACACGCTGGCCATCCTGGCGTCGTTCTGGGCCGGGAGCGGGTTCGTCACGTTCCTCTCCGGCGTGATACCGCACGTCATGATCGGGTACACCGTGGTGGTCGCCATCCTCGCCTACTTCCTGCTATTCAGCGGCTTCTTCATCAACCGCGACCGGATCCCGGGGTACTGGATCTGGTTCCACTACCTGTCGCTGGTGAAGTACCCGTTCGAGGGGGTGCTGCAGAACGAGTTCGGGCGGAGCGGCGAGTGCTTCGTGCGGGGCGCGCAGATCTTCGACAACTCCCCGCTGGCCGCGCTGCCGGACGCCGTGAAGGCGCGGGTGCTCGCGTCCATCAGCTCCGCCCTCGGGGTGGGGATCGGCGTCGACACGTGCGTCGTCACGGGCCGCGGCGTGCTGCAGCAGGCGGCGGTGACGCAGCTCGGAAAGTGGGAGTGCCTGCTCGTGACCGCGGCGTGGGGGTTCCTCTTCCGGCTCTTCTTCTACTTCAGCCTCGTTCTCGGCAGCAAGAACAAGCGGAGGTGA